From a single Planctellipticum variicoloris genomic region:
- a CDS encoding ArnT family glycosyltransferase, with protein sequence MFLILLVVGTYFTRLDALPIRGEESRRGVVALEMQRNGDWIVPRYQGNPFFMSSRPPLQAWSIAACGWLRGGIDTVAVRIPSVVALLALVLVIYVCARSFLSRLGAFAAAAAYPTMGSVLQLGRLGETDLLFTLFVSSSLLVWYAGYLRKWPAAGVWGAAYLLVALGVLTKGPQAPVYFAASIGLYLFWVRNLRFLVSWGHGLGIMVFAVTLGAWQLPYFLEVGVRGTRHVYFGDVAMYGHVHTWQHLAEHIVAYPFEILVGCLLPWSFLLLAYCRRHFLSQLGAMSDAVTFLTCSIVATFPSVWLVADARSRFYMPLFPCFALLCAIVVEKRFAADDVRLQRFWATFVALMAAVAAASGVFLLGASLAGEAPFDVPTGSALMFCLFAVTCAAIMFVVRGGRTRREGAIAIATMAGFIGTAFATVTTDAMRRNAIDKETQMARLLERLPDDVRLYSFGAVNHVFAFYHGGDIGHVHFPTPETIYPDDFEYFCFNLIDFPQQDSLPFPWEILGVVSSGRNRDHELQTLVVVGRRVEAGDRPTPDAIVATYRSMHAGGAHVSESLADRGELLRRQ encoded by the coding sequence ATGTTTCTCATCCTGCTGGTCGTCGGAACTTATTTCACCCGGCTGGATGCTCTGCCAATTCGGGGCGAGGAGTCCCGTCGGGGAGTCGTTGCTCTCGAAATGCAGAGGAACGGCGACTGGATTGTTCCGCGCTATCAGGGCAATCCGTTTTTCATGAGCAGCCGGCCGCCGCTCCAGGCATGGTCGATTGCGGCGTGCGGCTGGTTGCGCGGCGGGATCGATACGGTGGCAGTCCGGATTCCGAGCGTCGTGGCGCTGCTGGCTCTGGTGCTGGTGATCTACGTCTGCGCCCGCTCGTTTCTATCGCGACTGGGAGCATTCGCCGCGGCGGCGGCCTATCCCACCATGGGAAGTGTGCTGCAACTCGGCCGGCTGGGTGAAACCGACCTCCTGTTTACCCTGTTTGTGAGCAGCTCACTGCTGGTCTGGTACGCGGGCTACCTCCGGAAATGGCCGGCGGCCGGTGTCTGGGGGGCGGCCTATCTGCTGGTCGCGCTCGGCGTGCTGACGAAAGGACCGCAGGCTCCAGTCTACTTTGCAGCTTCGATCGGGCTCTATCTGTTCTGGGTTCGCAATCTGCGGTTTCTCGTTTCCTGGGGCCATGGGCTCGGAATCATGGTTTTCGCAGTGACCCTGGGCGCCTGGCAACTGCCGTATTTTCTGGAAGTGGGTGTTCGCGGCACGCGGCACGTCTATTTCGGCGATGTCGCCATGTACGGGCACGTTCACACATGGCAGCATCTCGCTGAACACATTGTGGCCTATCCCTTCGAGATTCTGGTCGGTTGCCTGCTGCCCTGGTCGTTTCTGCTGCTGGCCTACTGTCGGCGACATTTTTTGAGTCAACTCGGTGCGATGTCCGATGCAGTTACGTTTCTGACGTGCTCCATTGTGGCGACGTTTCCGTCGGTCTGGCTGGTGGCGGATGCCCGGTCACGCTTCTATATGCCGCTGTTTCCGTGCTTCGCACTCCTGTGCGCAATTGTCGTCGAGAAGCGTTTTGCTGCGGATGACGTGCGGCTCCAGCGATTCTGGGCGACGTTTGTCGCGCTGATGGCTGCCGTAGCCGCGGCGTCTGGAGTATTTCTCCTGGGGGCATCGCTGGCCGGTGAAGCTCCCTTTGACGTACCGACAGGCTCGGCGCTGATGTTCTGTCTGTTCGCCGTGACGTGCGCCGCGATCATGTTCGTTGTGCGCGGCGGCCGCACCCGACGTGAAGGGGCGATCGCGATCGCAACGATGGCGGGGTTCATCGGGACGGCGTTCGCCACTGTGACCACGGACGCCATGCGCCGGAACGCCATCGACAAAGAAACGCAGATGGCCCGGTTGCTGGAGCGACTCCCGGACGATGTCCGGCTCTACAGTTTCGGGGCCGTCAATCATGTCTTCGCCTTCTATCATGGCGGAGACATCGGCCACGTTCACTTTCCAACGCCGGAGACAATTTATCCGGACGACTTCGAATACTTCTGCTTCAACCTCATCGACTTCCCGCAGCAGGATTCGCTGCCTTTCCCGTGGGAGATCCTGGGCGTCGTCTCCTCGGGACGGAACCGGGACCACGAGTTGCAGACTCTGGTTGTCGTCGGTCGACGCGTCGAGGCCGGGGACCGCCCGACTCCCGATGCAATTGTGGCGACATATCGATCAATGCATGCCGGCGGGGCGCACGTCAGCGAATCGCTGGCCGATCGGGGCGAGTTGCTGCGGCGACAGTGA
- a CDS encoding FlgO family outer membrane protein: protein MRSTIFLIVTMSVVVARTAHAEPPELILAIDSSQKSRVGVLLKETPSDLTFRDIRDGMEVRTPKSVLKKLERRISDETAIRVAGLPAVVAWHVAENATRETSVGKIASVSQNVIYLTLGSESGVETGQRLDVYRKKNEIKDPDTGKVIAVERPKIGLLEVTEVNKEFSKARAVSALEIALQTGDEVEPQREKFQVAVLPFRSEEGELTDVAAGLAEDLTTQLARQEITVLERSALDKVLVELAIQNTVLFEPENVKKLGQLAGASTIVTGKIVTKGKLGTAYARLIDVRSGKILYAASGTMSLANAKVVGESGEKKGMSSKSDSTVKRRPVPRGAFQSDVVEFTDNAPAGAIFKLARNGTPIWSDRPYGLLGLPKEVTGGALLWRDSEKTKFWLEPGTITALDDCTAYAMIRWKYLGKVEVDEVTLTKLVQDGWEEVEDNVGTSFPGGEDWRWKLLKKDVAEGDVVLQLNTVNWGRIPVLFIFK from the coding sequence ATGCGTTCGACGATCTTCTTGATAGTGACGATGTCGGTTGTCGTCGCTCGCACTGCGCATGCTGAGCCGCCGGAGCTGATTCTGGCGATCGATTCGTCGCAGAAGTCTCGAGTGGGGGTGCTTTTGAAGGAGACTCCTTCGGACCTGACCTTTCGGGACATCAGGGACGGAATGGAAGTCCGGACGCCGAAGTCGGTGCTGAAGAAGCTGGAGCGGCGGATCTCGGACGAGACCGCGATCCGCGTGGCGGGCTTGCCGGCCGTGGTGGCGTGGCACGTGGCGGAGAACGCGACCCGTGAGACTTCTGTGGGTAAGATCGCGAGCGTTTCGCAGAACGTGATCTACCTGACGCTGGGGTCGGAGTCTGGCGTGGAGACGGGTCAGCGTCTGGATGTGTACCGGAAGAAGAACGAGATCAAGGACCCGGACACCGGCAAGGTGATCGCGGTCGAGCGTCCGAAGATCGGCCTCCTGGAAGTGACGGAAGTCAACAAGGAGTTTTCGAAGGCGCGGGCGGTGAGCGCCCTGGAAATCGCCTTGCAGACGGGCGACGAAGTCGAGCCGCAGCGGGAGAAGTTCCAGGTGGCGGTGCTGCCGTTCCGTTCGGAGGAGGGGGAACTGACCGACGTGGCGGCGGGACTGGCGGAGGATCTGACGACCCAACTGGCGCGGCAGGAGATCACGGTTCTGGAGCGGAGCGCACTGGATAAGGTGCTGGTCGAGCTGGCGATCCAGAATACGGTGCTGTTCGAGCCGGAGAACGTGAAGAAGCTGGGTCAACTGGCGGGAGCGTCGACGATCGTGACGGGGAAGATCGTGACGAAGGGGAAGCTGGGGACGGCCTACGCGCGACTGATCGATGTGCGCAGCGGGAAGATTCTGTACGCGGCGAGCGGGACGATGTCGCTGGCGAATGCAAAGGTGGTGGGTGAATCGGGCGAGAAGAAGGGCATGTCTTCGAAGTCGGATTCGACGGTCAAGCGTCGGCCGGTGCCGCGGGGCGCGTTTCAGTCGGACGTGGTCGAATTCACCGACAATGCTCCCGCCGGAGCCATCTTCAAACTTGCCCGCAACGGCACCCCGATCTGGTCCGATCGCCCTTATGGTTTGCTGGGTTTGCCGAAGGAAGTGACCGGCGGGGCTCTGCTCTGGCGTGATTCCGAAAAGACGAAGTTCTGGCTGGAGCCCGGAACCATCACGGCTTTGGACGACTGCACGGCCTACGCGATGATTCGCTGGAAGTACCTGGGCAAGGTCGAGGTCGACGAAGTCACGCTGACCAAGCTGGTCCAGGACGGCTGGGAAGAGGTCGAAGACAATGTTGGCACTTCATTCCCGGGCGGTGAAGACTGGCGCTGGAAGCTCCTGAAAAAGGATGTTGCCGAAGGCGACGTTGTCCTGCAGCTCAACACCGTCAACTGGGGCCGGATACCAGTCCTGTTTATCTTCAAGTGA